Proteins from a single region of Sphingomonas swuensis:
- a CDS encoding NAD-dependent epimerase/dehydratase family protein, whose translation MAILVTGAAGFIGHHAARALLARGEEVIGLDNLNSYYDVGLKRRRLSELERDYPDSFSFKRIDFSNGGVLKQALHKSEIDRIVHLGAQAGVRYSIKNPAAYIRSNVAGHINILELARARSVRHLVYASSSSVYGATTTTPSQIDDRTDRPCSLYAATKRAGELMSESYASLYHIPMTGLRFFTVYGPWGRPDMAMWLFTDAIMRGRPLQLFNAGQMRRDFTYVDDIVSGIVRSLDRPPQDDGSVKSGGSLCPHAIYNLGNHASEDLLDVVHLIEDAVGRRARLSEKPMQAGDVPETCADISASSRDLGFEPRTRISQGIPIFVDWFKSYHAMA comes from the coding sequence ATGGCGATCTTGGTGACGGGCGCTGCGGGGTTCATCGGCCATCATGCCGCGAGGGCGCTGCTCGCCCGCGGCGAGGAGGTGATCGGGCTCGACAACCTCAACAGCTATTACGATGTCGGCCTCAAGCGGCGCCGCCTGTCCGAGCTCGAGCGCGACTATCCTGACAGCTTCTCGTTCAAGCGAATCGACTTCTCCAATGGTGGAGTCCTCAAGCAGGCACTCCACAAGTCGGAGATCGACCGGATCGTCCACCTCGGGGCGCAGGCCGGGGTGCGCTACAGCATCAAGAACCCCGCCGCCTACATCCGCTCGAACGTCGCCGGCCACATCAACATCCTCGAGCTGGCGCGGGCACGATCGGTCAGGCACCTCGTCTATGCCTCATCCTCGTCGGTCTATGGTGCGACCACCACGACCCCGTCGCAGATCGACGACCGTACGGACCGGCCCTGCTCGCTCTACGCTGCAACCAAGCGGGCAGGCGAGCTGATGAGCGAAAGCTATGCCAGCCTCTACCATATACCGATGACGGGCCTTCGCTTCTTCACCGTCTACGGACCATGGGGACGGCCGGACATGGCGATGTGGCTGTTTACCGACGCGATCATGCGCGGCCGCCCGCTGCAGCTGTTCAACGCAGGACAGATGCGCCGCGACTTCACCTATGTCGACGATATCGTCAGCGGCATCGTCAGGAGCCTCGACCGGCCGCCGCAGGACGACGGATCGGTGAAGAGCGGGGGAAGCCTCTGCCCGCACGCCATCTACAACCTTGGCAACCACGCCTCGGAGGACCTTCTCGACGTCGTTCACCTGATCGAGGATGCGGTCGGACGGCGGGCACGCCTAAGCGAGAAGCCGATGCAGGCAGGCGACGTGCCCGAGACCTGCGCCGACATCAGTGCCAGCAGCCGTGACCTCGGCTTTGAACCGCGGACCCGAATCTCGCAGGGCATTCCGATCTTCGTCGACTGGTTCAAATCCTATCACGCGATGGCCTGA
- a CDS encoding calcium-binding protein, which produces MSIITLNQNYGYTAYRVSGLEANSTINATGGSWIVDNSRNDNPDADTSYLDGTGSLNTYPFAVDSAGANLLIKGGSIWGQVPQTSDWQYTYNNSAAVRVNNAPGVVIDDWRLDSTWDAFRVTGTSTNFLIDDAHLSNVRDDALENDDALSGTIRDSLFDGVFSGISLGDSDHKDGSMNTVTLDTVFMRSESYLYKGEVTHVSPFKTDKAAPETTPDIRIINSVIAIEDPNHEGQARLQLAWDNVVESHGNVYLNLSDTPLPSTYPKPPAGFTILQGQQARDYWEACKKAWLDNHDGVGDVAVTALPPLPGVTTGGTTTTPVPAPDPTPTPTPTPDPVPAPTGSTFNGTSSSNTLTGTSLADTINGYGGDDKIFGKGGADVLTGGSGRDKFYFDTDLVGGFDRITDFNVTDDAIYLDNAIFTKLGSGSMSSPVRLTGGYFESGAGVQADDSTDYILYDTKSGMLSYDADGDGVGAPVPIVQLAPDLALTKYDIFVV; this is translated from the coding sequence ATGTCGATTATCACGTTGAATCAGAATTACGGTTACACTGCCTATCGCGTGTCTGGCCTCGAGGCCAATTCGACGATCAATGCGACCGGAGGGTCGTGGATCGTCGACAACAGCCGCAACGACAATCCCGATGCGGACACCTCGTACCTCGATGGAACGGGGAGCCTCAACACCTATCCCTTCGCCGTGGACAGCGCCGGCGCCAACCTGCTGATCAAGGGCGGAAGCATCTGGGGCCAGGTGCCGCAGACATCCGACTGGCAATATACCTACAACAACTCCGCCGCGGTGCGGGTCAACAATGCGCCAGGCGTGGTCATCGACGACTGGCGGCTCGACAGCACCTGGGACGCCTTCCGGGTGACGGGAACGTCGACCAACTTCCTGATCGACGACGCGCATCTCAGCAACGTGCGCGACGACGCCCTCGAGAATGACGACGCACTAAGCGGGACCATCCGCGACAGCCTGTTCGACGGCGTCTTCTCGGGCATCAGCCTCGGCGACAGCGACCACAAGGACGGGTCGATGAACACCGTCACGCTCGACACCGTGTTCATGCGCAGCGAGAGCTACCTCTACAAGGGCGAGGTCACCCACGTCTCGCCGTTCAAGACCGACAAGGCGGCGCCCGAAACCACGCCCGACATCCGCATCATCAATTCGGTGATCGCGATCGAGGATCCCAATCACGAAGGCCAGGCGCGTCTCCAGCTTGCGTGGGACAATGTCGTCGAGTCGCACGGCAACGTGTACCTCAACCTTTCGGACACCCCGCTGCCCTCGACCTATCCCAAGCCGCCGGCCGGTTTCACCATTCTGCAGGGCCAGCAGGCGCGCGACTATTGGGAAGCGTGCAAGAAGGCCTGGCTCGACAACCATGACGGGGTCGGCGACGTCGCGGTGACCGCACTTCCGCCCTTGCCCGGAGTCACCACCGGCGGGACCACTACGACGCCGGTTCCGGCTCCCGATCCCACGCCGACTCCGACGCCGACGCCTGATCCCGTTCCGGCTCCGACCGGCAGCACGTTCAACGGTACGAGCAGTTCGAACACGCTGACCGGAACGTCGCTGGCCGACACGATCAACGGCTATGGCGGGGACGACAAGATCTTCGGCAAGGGCGGTGCGGACGTGCTCACCGGCGGGTCGGGTCGCGACAAGTTCTACTTCGACACGGACCTGGTCGGCGGCTTCGATCGCATCACCGACTTCAACGTCACCGATGACGCCATCTATCTCGACAATGCCATCTTCACCAAGCTGGGCTCAGGCTCGATGAGCAGCCCGGTGCGCCTGACGGGCGGCTATTTCGAGAGCGGTGCCGGGGTGCAGGCGGACGACAGCACGGATTACATCCTCTACGACACCAAGAGTGGAATGCTGTCCTACGATGCGGACGGTGACGGAGTAGGAGCACCGGTTCCGATCGTGCAGCTCGCGCCGGACCTGGCCCTGACCAAGTATGACATATTCGTCGTCTGA
- a CDS encoding lipopolysaccharide biosynthesis protein, with amino-acid sequence MNASTQTDRPAGERSLRSEARLIRRGIAWNAVGTTLSKACSILAKLILARLLLPEHFGFVSMVIVFTSLTKVIADLGFRLALIQRRCGRQTKDLYDSAFWLLLVAAVLMLAVMWVVGVPLISWFYGEPRLGPVALALSSVVIFQNLQVVPEARLARISRFKQLAYADIAGMVVGYTAAILLAMSGAGVWSLVTQTLVTAALTSALTFAYAGWRPSFHFDRALVAELLSFSKFIVGSRLLISLQQNLDYLLIGKLVGAQAVGIYSIAFLLTETLRAQAYWLVSKAVYPFYSRASARQDDVRTVYLATMRYLSLAVFPAATLLLFFAPDLIPFAFTSKWSGAVQPVQILSLASMIVASGGTPSEVLRGIGRPDVDYRINLWVSLGVAVPLLYAGTLWLGIVGTALAVATHSLVARLSYATALHRLLGLSAAEQFESLRPALLGSAAIAIVPLLLGPGNWVLELLLAAAAYAAVTLPTVLPHLRAMSWSWRGGRGAPVRGGSASTVSSRGGG; translated from the coding sequence TTGAACGCGTCGACGCAGACGGACAGGCCGGCCGGCGAACGCTCGCTGCGTTCGGAAGCGCGGCTGATCCGGCGCGGAATCGCGTGGAATGCCGTCGGTACGACACTCAGCAAGGCGTGCAGCATCCTTGCCAAGCTGATCCTCGCCCGGCTCCTGCTTCCGGAGCATTTCGGCTTCGTCAGCATGGTCATCGTCTTCACCTCGCTGACCAAGGTCATCGCCGACCTTGGCTTCCGGCTTGCGCTGATCCAGCGACGATGCGGTCGGCAGACCAAGGATCTCTACGACAGCGCCTTCTGGCTGCTGCTGGTCGCGGCCGTCCTGATGCTGGCCGTCATGTGGGTCGTGGGCGTTCCGCTGATCAGCTGGTTCTACGGCGAGCCGCGCCTTGGGCCCGTCGCCCTCGCGCTCAGCAGCGTCGTCATCTTCCAGAATCTGCAGGTGGTCCCCGAAGCCCGGCTCGCCCGCATCAGCCGGTTCAAGCAGCTCGCCTATGCGGACATCGCGGGGATGGTCGTCGGCTATACCGCCGCCATCCTGCTCGCCATGAGCGGAGCCGGCGTGTGGAGCCTCGTCACCCAGACGCTGGTCACCGCCGCGCTCACCAGCGCGCTGACCTTCGCCTACGCGGGCTGGCGGCCGTCGTTCCACTTCGACCGCGCGCTGGTCGCCGAGCTCCTGTCCTTCAGCAAGTTCATCGTCGGCAGCCGACTGCTGATCTCGCTCCAGCAGAACCTCGACTATCTGCTGATCGGCAAGCTGGTCGGGGCGCAGGCGGTCGGCATCTATTCCATCGCCTTCCTGCTGACCGAAACCCTCCGCGCCCAGGCCTACTGGCTGGTGAGCAAGGCGGTCTATCCCTTCTACAGCAGGGCGAGTGCGCGACAGGACGACGTGCGGACGGTCTATCTCGCCACCATGCGATACCTGTCGCTGGCGGTATTCCCCGCGGCAACGCTGCTGCTCTTCTTCGCGCCCGACCTCATTCCGTTCGCCTTCACCTCGAAATGGAGTGGCGCGGTCCAGCCGGTGCAGATCCTCAGTCTCGCGAGCATGATCGTGGCTTCGGGTGGAACACCAAGCGAGGTGCTGCGCGGGATCGGTCGGCCGGACGTCGACTATCGGATCAACCTGTGGGTCTCGCTGGGGGTTGCAGTACCACTCCTGTACGCCGGGACGCTGTGGCTCGGCATCGTCGGCACCGCGCTCGCCGTCGCCACGCATTCGCTGGTGGCGCGTCTGTCCTATGCGACCGCACTCCACCGCCTGTTGGGCCTGAGCGCCGCCGAGCAATTCGAGAGCCTGCGGCCGGCGCTGCTGGGCTCCGCCGCCATCGCCATCGTGCCGCTGCTGCTCGGACCCGGCAACTGGGTCCTCGAGCTGCTGCTGGCGGCAGCGGCCTATGCCGCCGTCACCCTCCCGACCGTGCTTCCGCACTTGAGAGCCATGAGCTGGTCCTGGCGGGGTGGACGAGGGGCACCGGTGCGGGGCGGATCGGCTTCAACGGTCAGTTCACGCGGAGGAGGGTGA
- a CDS encoding sugar transferase: protein MATRIDDSRLAERDQELVAPLRAEEERPRLFSLVRDEPLVVQHEPLFVPSAGTGARLCQRCLDVTVALVALLLVWPLLLLGAVLVLASGPGPIFYSHRRLGRDGQVFGCIKLRTMRTDADRILQELLRSSPAMMAEWVADRKLRNDPRITRIGQFLRRYSLDELPQLFNVLRGEMSIVGPRPLATDEAQHYGADYRLCFSVNPGITGLWQVSGRNDVSYQRRVELDCHYATVRCLALDLSIMLRTIPVVLGGTGH, encoded by the coding sequence ATGGCGACGCGCATCGACGATTCCCGCCTTGCTGAACGAGACCAGGAGCTGGTCGCCCCCCTGAGGGCCGAGGAGGAGCGCCCGCGACTGTTCAGCCTTGTTCGCGACGAACCGCTGGTCGTGCAGCACGAACCGCTTTTCGTGCCGTCCGCCGGCACGGGGGCGAGGCTTTGCCAGCGCTGCCTCGATGTCACGGTTGCGCTAGTCGCGCTGCTGCTGGTCTGGCCCCTGCTGCTGCTCGGAGCAGTGCTGGTGCTGGCGAGCGGTCCAGGGCCGATCTTCTACAGTCATCGCAGGCTCGGGCGCGATGGACAGGTGTTCGGCTGCATCAAGCTGCGCACGATGCGCACCGACGCCGACCGGATCCTGCAGGAGCTGCTTCGGTCTTCTCCGGCGATGATGGCCGAGTGGGTGGCGGACCGGAAACTGCGCAACGATCCGCGGATCACGCGCATCGGTCAATTCCTTCGCCGCTACAGTCTCGACGAGCTGCCGCAGCTGTTCAACGTGCTTCGCGGGGAGATGAGCATCGTCGGGCCCCGTCCGCTCGCCACCGACGAAGCGCAGCATTATGGTGCGGACTACCGGCTCTGCTTCTCGGTCAATCCGGGGATCACCGGCCTCTGGCAGGTCAGCGGGCGCAACGATGTGAGCTATCAGCGACGGGTCGAGCTCGACTGCCACTATGCAACCGTGCGCTGCCTGGCGCTGGACCTGTCGATCATGCTTCGGACCATCCCCGTCGTCCTCGGCGGCACGGGACATTGA